The following coding sequences lie in one Candidatus Eisenbacteria bacterium genomic window:
- a CDS encoding cation transporter produces MHHADHAPIGRLRWVLFLTVGFLLVEVMGGVLSNSLALLSDAGHMLSDVSALTLALVAAVQMRRPPDVKRSFGYKRLEVIAALGNAMLLCGVAVIVGIRAHGRLQNPPEIRSGLMLAVAAAGLAINIVGLLLLHGPSRHNMGVRGAFLHIVGDTLGSLGAIAAGLVIQTTGWTQADAIASFLIAVLILASGAHLARESLHILIEGVPRHIDLPEVERSLRCVAGVAGLHDLHVWRIASGFDTLTVHIVLGRAEGWRELKEEIRAMLRDRFGIEHCTIEMEGIDHERGRECAGPVCEREER; encoded by the coding sequence ATGCACCACGCGGACCACGCGCCGATCGGGCGACTGCGCTGGGTGTTGTTCCTGACGGTCGGCTTCCTTCTTGTCGAGGTCATGGGGGGCGTGCTCTCGAACAGCCTCGCCCTCCTGTCGGATGCCGGACACATGCTCTCGGATGTCTCCGCGTTGACCCTTGCGCTGGTCGCTGCGGTGCAGATGCGCAGGCCCCCCGACGTCAAGCGCAGCTTCGGCTACAAGCGTCTCGAGGTGATCGCCGCGCTGGGGAACGCCATGCTCCTTTGCGGGGTGGCGGTGATCGTCGGCATCCGCGCCCATGGGCGTCTTCAGAATCCGCCGGAGATTCGATCGGGCCTGATGCTGGCCGTCGCGGCGGCAGGGCTTGCGATCAACATCGTGGGCCTCCTGCTCCTGCATGGCCCAAGCCGCCACAACATGGGGGTTCGCGGAGCCTTCCTTCACATTGTGGGAGACACGCTCGGAAGCCTCGGGGCGATCGCCGCGGGCCTAGTCATCCAGACGACCGGATGGACGCAGGCGGATGCGATCGCCAGCTTCCTGATAGCGGTTCTCATCTTGGCAAGCGGGGCGCATCTTGCGAGGGAGAGCCTTCATATCCTCATCGAGGGGGTGCCGCGGCACATCGACTTGCCCGAGGTCGAGAGATCGTTGAGATGCGTCGCCGGGGTCGCCGGTCTGCACGACCTCCACGTCTGGCGGATCGCCTCGGGTTTCGATACCTTGACCGTGCACATCGTGCTCGGCCGGGCGGAGGGCTGGCGCGAGCTGAAGGAGGAGATCCGCGCCATGCTTCGCGACCGATTCGGCATCGAGCATTGCACCATCGAGATGGAAGGAATCGACCACGAACGGGGACGCGAATGCGCAGGGCCGGTCTGCGAAAGGGAGGAGCGCTAG
- the corA gene encoding magnesium/cobalt transporter CorA, with amino-acid sequence MKTRASRHVALVDKGPTVPAVQVEGFDEIQREISAGHPLWLDIQDATPEETERIQKLFSFHPLAIEDVHHAIQRPKIEEYDDQIFLVAFGVRIDEGTRFTPLEVDIFLGARYLVSFHEEPVAALDLVAERCMRGRVPLEKGADRLLRELLDGLVDSYSPLLEAFDDEMEKIEQRLPGVPGERLLREIFATRRRLLDLRRLLIPQRDLLGHLVVREYRWISTEERTYFRDIYDHLVRFTEAVDRIHELLDTAVEIYLGQAAYGTNRVMKILAVIATMGLPLTVTTGFFGMNFRHLPGLGRPEAIGLLIGALVVIEVALVVVFRRKGWL; translated from the coding sequence ATGAAGACGCGCGCGTCGCGTCACGTCGCCTTGGTGGACAAAGGGCCGACGGTCCCCGCGGTTCAGGTCGAGGGATTCGATGAGATCCAGAGAGAGATCTCAGCCGGCCATCCCCTCTGGCTCGACATCCAGGACGCGACCCCTGAGGAGACGGAGCGGATCCAGAAGCTCTTTTCGTTCCATCCGCTGGCGATCGAGGATGTCCACCACGCGATCCAGCGCCCGAAGATCGAGGAGTACGACGATCAGATCTTCCTGGTGGCCTTTGGCGTGCGCATCGACGAGGGGACGAGATTCACCCCGTTGGAGGTCGACATCTTCCTTGGGGCGCGATACCTGGTCAGTTTCCACGAGGAGCCGGTCGCCGCCCTCGACCTTGTCGCGGAGAGGTGCATGCGGGGGCGGGTGCCGTTGGAGAAGGGAGCGGACCGCCTGCTACGCGAACTCCTGGATGGGTTGGTCGACAGCTACTCTCCCCTCCTCGAGGCATTCGATGACGAGATGGAGAAGATCGAACAGCGACTGCCCGGCGTCCCGGGCGAGAGGCTCCTCCGGGAGATCTTCGCCACGCGCCGGCGCCTCCTCGATCTCCGAAGGCTCTTGATCCCACAGAGGGATCTTCTGGGCCATCTGGTCGTCAGGGAGTACCGGTGGATCTCTACGGAGGAAAGGACGTACTTCCGAGACATCTATGATCACCTCGTTCGTTTCACGGAGGCCGTCGATCGAATCCACGAGCTTCTCGACACCGCGGTGGAGATCTACCTGGGCCAGGCCGCATACGGCACGAACCGCGTGATGAAGATCCTCGCGGTCATCGCGACGATGGGGCTGCCGCTCACCGTCACGACGGGGTTCTTCGGGATGAACTTCCGCCACCTGCCGGGTCTCGGCCGCCCGGAGGCGATCGGCCTGCTCATCGGGGCTCTCGTCGTCATAGAGGTCGCGCTGGTTGTGGTGTTCAGAAGGAAGGGATGGTTGTGA